The following are encoded in a window of Variovorax paradoxus genomic DNA:
- a CDS encoding VWA domain-containing protein codes for MSANPMPIDDEEQTLPPTDRLQRWRLVLGSEANASCGAIEGRVREIDQALAALYEADGRRGLGQGGQRGGRGDSAPSVARWLGDIRKYFPSQVVQVMQRDAMERLNLRQMLLQPEMLENAQPDVHLVANLVALASVIPAGTKDTARAVVRKVVDELMKKLEEPMRSAVSGALNRSQRNRRPRHSEIDWHRTIRANLRHWQPEYRTVVPQTLIGYGRKARQPQREVILCIDQSGSMAASVVYSSIFGAVMASLPAVSTKLVVFDTAVVDMTEQLQDPVDLLFGVQLGGGTDINGAVGYCQTLVREPRNTILILISDLYEGGVEDGLLRRAHQLVEAGVQFIALLALSDEGAPSYDRDLAAKLAALGVPSFACTPDAFPGLMAAAIKREDVSTWAAGQGLKTSRAA; via the coding sequence ATGAGCGCGAATCCAATGCCCATCGACGACGAAGAACAAACCCTGCCGCCCACCGACCGGCTGCAGCGCTGGCGCCTCGTGCTCGGCAGCGAAGCCAACGCCAGCTGCGGCGCCATCGAAGGCCGCGTGCGCGAGATCGACCAGGCACTCGCCGCGCTCTACGAAGCTGATGGCCGGCGCGGCCTCGGCCAGGGTGGGCAGCGCGGCGGCCGCGGCGATTCGGCGCCCAGCGTGGCGCGCTGGCTCGGCGACATCCGCAAGTACTTTCCGAGCCAGGTGGTGCAGGTCATGCAGCGCGACGCGATGGAGCGGCTCAACCTGCGCCAGATGCTGTTGCAGCCCGAGATGCTCGAGAACGCGCAGCCCGACGTGCACCTGGTGGCCAACCTCGTGGCACTGGCGAGCGTGATCCCGGCCGGCACGAAGGACACGGCGCGCGCCGTGGTGCGCAAGGTGGTCGACGAGCTCATGAAGAAGCTCGAGGAGCCGATGCGCAGCGCCGTGAGCGGCGCGCTCAACCGCAGCCAGCGCAACCGCCGCCCGCGCCATTCGGAGATCGACTGGCACCGCACCATCCGCGCCAACCTGCGCCACTGGCAGCCCGAGTACCGCACCGTGGTGCCGCAGACGCTGATCGGCTACGGGCGCAAGGCGCGCCAGCCGCAGCGCGAAGTGATCCTGTGCATCGACCAGAGCGGATCGATGGCCGCGTCGGTCGTGTATTCGAGCATCTTCGGCGCGGTGATGGCGAGCCTGCCGGCGGTGTCGACCAAGCTGGTGGTGTTCGACACCGCCGTGGTCGACATGACCGAGCAGTTGCAAGACCCGGTCGACCTGCTGTTCGGCGTGCAGCTGGGCGGCGGCACGGACATCAACGGCGCCGTGGGCTACTGCCAGACGCTGGTGCGCGAGCCGCGCAACACCATCCTGATCCTCATCTCCGACCTGTACGAAGGCGGCGTGGAAGACGGCCTGCTGCGCCGCGCCCACCAGCTGGTGGAGGCCGGCGTGCAGTTCATCGCGCTGCTGGCGCTCAGCGACGAGGGCGCGCCCTCGTACGACCGCGACCTGGCCGCCAAGCTCGCCGCGCTGGGCGTGCCCTCGTTCGCCTGCACGCCCGATGCGTTCCCCGGGCTCATGGCCGCGGCCATCAAGCGCGAGGACGTGTCGACCTGGGCCGCAGGGCAGGGCTTGAAGACCAGCCGCGCGGCCTGA
- a CDS encoding DUF5682 family protein, giving the protein MSTSAAPSPLHYFGIRHHGPGCARSLLRAFESLQPDCILVEGPPEAEPLLSFLAHADLQPPVAVLIHASEDTGLAAFYPFATFSPEWQALQWGAARGVPTRFIDLPQAHRMAIEQVARAADEAKAAEPVDTPLDDDETDTVPLVETVEAPEEEHAAHTLPDDPFDWLAHAAGYADGESWWNHMVEERGDGEDLFGAIAEAMTAVRAETPEDRRGVRAMEREQRREAFMRQSIREAVKAGHQRIAVVCGAWHVPALQGAATAKADAALLKGLPKLKVLATWVPWTYRHLTSASGYGAGIDSPGWYEHLWQQGHEVAGRSTGWLARVARLLREHDLDCSSAHLIEATRLADTLAALRERPAPGLPELDEAVRSVICMGEQAPLTLIRERLTVGDRMGQVPADVPTVPLQRDLEQAQKSLRLKPEATAKTLDLDLRQPNDLARSHLLHRLRLLDLPWGEVTAGQRASRGTFHEVWQLQWQPEFALRVIEASRFGATVAHAASARVMEGLAAETSLTVLAEQVDTVLLADLPVAVQAVTRALEDRAALTGDAVQLIGAVPPLANVFRYGSVRQTDSALLSHVLDSLIVRGAIGLPIACGALDAEAAESLRIRLIGAHDAVRLRDGEETTTAWRNALRAIAFGETGAPLLRGVSCRLLLDDAQIGSDGASQQLARNLSAGAPPTDAAAWLEGFLNRNAMVLLHDDAVWSLVDGWLAGLGEDHFVQVLPLVRRSFADFSGADRRALGERAKRGAVGGTLPSAVAATNWDESRAVLALPLLRELLGVKA; this is encoded by the coding sequence ATGAGCACGAGCGCGGCGCCTTCGCCGCTGCACTACTTCGGCATCCGCCACCACGGCCCCGGCTGTGCGCGCAGCCTGCTGCGCGCCTTCGAGTCGCTGCAGCCCGACTGCATCCTCGTCGAGGGCCCGCCCGAGGCCGAGCCGCTGCTGTCCTTTCTCGCGCATGCCGACCTGCAACCGCCGGTCGCGGTGCTGATCCACGCGAGCGAAGACACGGGCCTGGCCGCGTTCTATCCTTTCGCCACCTTCTCGCCCGAGTGGCAGGCGCTGCAATGGGGCGCCGCGCGCGGCGTGCCCACGCGCTTCATCGACCTGCCGCAGGCGCACCGCATGGCCATCGAGCAGGTCGCACGCGCAGCCGACGAGGCCAAGGCCGCAGAGCCTGTCGACACACCACTCGACGATGACGAGACCGACACGGTGCCCCTCGTTGAAACGGTCGAAGCCCCCGAGGAAGAACACGCCGCGCACACGTTGCCCGACGACCCCTTCGACTGGCTCGCCCACGCTGCCGGCTATGCCGACGGCGAGAGCTGGTGGAACCACATGGTCGAGGAACGCGGCGACGGCGAAGACCTGTTCGGCGCCATCGCCGAAGCCATGACCGCCGTGCGCGCCGAAACGCCCGAAGACCGGCGCGGCGTGCGCGCGATGGAACGCGAGCAGCGGCGCGAAGCCTTCATGCGGCAATCGATCCGCGAAGCCGTGAAGGCCGGCCACCAGCGCATCGCCGTCGTCTGCGGTGCGTGGCACGTGCCTGCGCTGCAGGGCGCGGCCACCGCCAAGGCCGATGCGGCGCTGCTCAAGGGCCTGCCCAAGCTCAAGGTGCTCGCGACCTGGGTACCGTGGACGTACCGGCACCTCACGAGCGCCAGCGGCTACGGCGCCGGCATCGATTCGCCGGGCTGGTACGAGCACCTGTGGCAGCAGGGGCACGAGGTGGCGGGGCGCAGCACCGGGTGGCTCGCACGCGTCGCGCGCTTGCTGCGCGAGCACGACCTCGACTGCTCCTCCGCCCACCTCATCGAGGCCACGCGCCTGGCCGACACGCTCGCCGCATTGCGCGAGCGCCCCGCGCCCGGCCTGCCCGAGCTCGACGAGGCCGTGCGCAGCGTGATCTGCATGGGCGAGCAGGCGCCGCTCACGCTCATCCGCGAACGCCTCACGGTCGGCGACCGCATGGGCCAGGTGCCGGCCGACGTGCCCACCGTGCCGCTGCAGCGCGACCTCGAACAGGCGCAGAAAAGCCTGCGCCTCAAGCCCGAGGCCACCGCGAAGACGCTCGACCTCGACCTGCGCCAGCCCAACGACCTCGCACGCAGCCACCTGCTGCACCGCCTGCGCCTGCTCGACCTGCCATGGGGCGAGGTCACCGCCGGCCAGCGCGCGAGCCGCGGCACCTTCCACGAGGTGTGGCAGCTGCAGTGGCAGCCCGAGTTCGCGCTGCGCGTCATCGAGGCCAGCCGCTTCGGCGCTACGGTGGCACACGCCGCCAGCGCGCGCGTGATGGAAGGGCTGGCGGCCGAGACCTCGCTCACCGTGCTCGCAGAGCAGGTCGACACCGTGCTGCTCGCCGACCTGCCCGTGGCCGTGCAGGCCGTGACCCGCGCGCTCGAAGACCGCGCCGCGCTCACCGGCGACGCCGTGCAGCTCATCGGCGCCGTGCCGCCGCTGGCCAACGTGTTCCGCTACGGCAGCGTGCGCCAGACCGACAGCGCGCTGCTCTCGCACGTGCTCGACAGCCTCATCGTGCGCGGCGCCATCGGCCTGCCGATTGCGTGCGGCGCGCTCGACGCCGAAGCCGCCGAGTCGCTGCGTATCCGCCTCATCGGCGCGCACGACGCGGTGCGCCTGCGTGATGGCGAAGAAACCACCACCGCCTGGCGCAACGCATTGCGTGCTATCGCCTTCGGCGAAACCGGCGCGCCGCTGCTGCGCGGCGTGAGCTGCCGGCTGCTGCTCGACGACGCGCAGATCGGCAGCGACGGCGCCTCGCAGCAACTGGCGCGCAACCTCTCGGCCGGCGCACCGCCGACCGATGCGGCGGCATGGCTCGAAGGCTTTCTCAACCGCAACGCGATGGTGCTGCTGCACGACGATGCCGTGTGGTCGCTGGTCGACGGCTGGCTCGCGGGGCTCGGTGAAGACCACTTCGTGCAGGTGCTGCCGCTGGTGCGGCGCAGCTTCGCGGACTTCTCGGGCGCCGACCGGCGCGCGCTCGGCGAACGCGCCAAGCGCGGTGCGGTCGGCGGCACCTTGCCGTCTGCCGTGGCTGCCACCAACTGGGACGAATCACGCGCGGTGCTCGCGCTGCCGCTGCTGCGGGAACTGCTGGGAGTGAAGGCATGA